GCCGCCCAAGTGAAGCGCTTGGTCAGGGAATAAAAGAAAACGATCGCCAGCGCCACGGGGGAGAGCAGGAAACAGAGCCAACTTAGCTGGTAAGCCGCGAAGATGAAAAACAGCGAGGCGATCGAAGTTAAAATAATCGCTTCGCCAACTTGGACTTTGCCCTGCGGCAGCTCCCAGTTTTTGGTGCGTGGGTTGAGAGCGTCGAACTTGCGATCGACCAGCCGGTTAAAGCCCATGGCGGCGCTGCGCGCGCCGACCATGGCGACCAATATCCAAGCTAGCGCGCGCAGTGTCACCGGATGACGCGGCCAGGCCAAGGCGACGGACGACAGCGCAAAGGGCAGGGCGAAGATCGTGTGCGAGAAGCGGACTAGGCTGGCGTAGTGGGAAATTTTGGATTTTAGTCCGCGCGGCTTCTTTTGGTCCGCGGGGCCGCTTTTGGATTGGGGAACTGATAGCGCTTTCATAGTCCTAACTTTTCCCAGATTGAATCGATATAATTTTGCGTCTGCTCATCCATGACGATCACCGGCGGCCATTCGCGCTCATAGCCTTCGCTGCGCCATTTTCTAGTGGCGTCGATGCCGAGCTTCGAGCCGTAGGCGAGCGCCGGCGCGGCGTGGTCAAGGACATCCACCGGGCCTTCGACGAATAGAGTGTCGCGCTTGGGATCGATGTTGTTGCCGACCACCCAAGTGACTTCGGAAAGATCGTGGACGTTGACGTCGTGATCGACGACGATCAGCGTTTTGGTAAACATCATTTGGCCCAGGCCCCAGAGCGCATGCATGACTTTGCGGCCGTGGGCCGGGTATTCTTTCTTGATCGAGATGATCGCGAGATTGTGAAACACGCCGTGCACCGGCAGGTTCATGTCGACGATCTCGGGCAAGGTCACGCGCAAGAGCGGCAGAAACAACCGTTCGGTCGCTTTGCCGAGAAAAGCATCTTCCATGGGCGGGCGGCCGACGATGGTGGTCGGATAAATCGGATTTTTCTTGTGCGTGATGCAAGTCACGTGAAACACCGGATAGTCATCGGCGAGTGAATAAAATCCAGTATGATCGCCGAACGGCCCTTCGCGGCGCAGCGGCTCGGCGGGATCGACGTAACCTTCGATGACGATATCCGAGTTCGCCGGCACCTCGACATCGACGCTGATCGCTTTGACCAGTTCGACGCCCTTCTTGCGCAGAAAGCCGGTGAACAAGATCTCGTCGATCTGCGGCGGCAGCGGCGCGGTGGCGGCGTAGATCATCGCCGGATCGCCGCCCAGGCAAACCGCTAATTCTAGGCGGCGGCGATTTTCTTTTTGCTGCTGGTAATGGCGCGCGCCGACCTTGTGCAGATGCCAGTGCATGCCGGTGGTGCGCCGGTCGTAAACCTGCATGCGGTAAAGTCCGACGTTGCGCGTGCCAGTGTTAGGATCCTTCGAGAACACCATCGGCAGGGTGATAAACGGTCCGGCGTCGCCGGGCCAGCAGGTGAGCACCGGCAGAACAGTCAAATCGGGATCGCGCTCGATCACTTCCTGGCATTCCCCGTCTCTGACGATCTTCGGCGGAATACCGGCGAGTTTGATTAGCTCGCCGAGCAACTGCAATTTGTCTTTGAAAGTTTTTGGCGGCTTGGTCTGGATCAGTTTGGCGATGGCGCGGGCGTGCTCTTCGATGTCGTCGACGCCGAGTGCCAAAGCCATGCGCTGCGCCGAACCGAAGGCGTTGATCAACAGTGGAATGGTTTTGCCGACGACGTTTTCAAACAACAGCGCCGGGCCGTTGGCTTTCATCACCCGGTCGGCGATCGCGCAGATCTCCAACTCGGCTTTGACCGGATAACTAATCCGTTTGAGTTCGCCGGCGCGCTCCAAAACTTCGACGAACTCTGCTAGGTTGTTAAAGGCCATAGTAATTTTCACCGACGGTAAATGAAAAGCACGCAACGCGCAACCAGCCGAAGGTCCAATGCGACGAGCCAAAGCGAGGTATCTCTGCGCTGGCCGCGCTGGTTCGTGCCGTTAGTGATTGCGGCGGTGACTCTGGCGGCGTTTTTTCCGAGCTTGAGTAACGACTTCGTCAATTGGGACGACGACAAAACGCTCTATGACAATCCTTTCTATCGCGGTTTGGCTTGGCCGCAAATCAAATGGATGTTCACGACCTTCCTCATGGGCCACTACCAGCCGCTCAGCTGGTTGACGTTCGCTTTCGACTATTCGCTGTGGGGCATGAATCCCGTCGGTTATCATCTGACCAATTTGCTGCTGCACATGGCCAACGGAGTGCTTTTCTATTTCGTCACTCGGCGGCTGCTCGTTGCGGCATTGGCGATTCCGCCAAGCGCGGAAAATTGGCGGCTCGATCTCAGCGCCGGTTTGGCGGCGCTGTTATTCGCGATTCATCCCCTGCGCGTCGAGTCGGTGGCTTGGGCCACGGAGCGCCGCGATGTGCTCTCGGGTTTGTTCTACTTCGCGACGATTTATTTTTATCTGCGTTTGGTTGAATGCTCGAAATTTAGCACGAGGCGACGTTGGTTGTGCGCGACACTCGCCATTTATTTCTTATCGCTGCTATCGAAGGCGACGGCGATCACTTTGCCTTTCATCTTGCTTGTGCTCGATGTTTATCCGTTAAAAAGATTGACTGGCCGGCCGGGCCAATGGTTCAAGCGGGAATCGCGTGGCGTACTCGGCGAAAAATTACCGTTTTTGATTTTGGCTTTGGCTTTTGCCGTCGCGGCGTTGTTGGCGCAGCAAGTTACTGGGGCGCTCAAACCGCTGGAACAATTCGGCATCGCTTCGCGTCTGCTCCAGGCGGGCTACGCTTTCATGTTTTATCTCGGCAAGACGCTTTGGCCCGTGAGTCTGGCGCCGATTTACGAATTGCCCGTCGACGTCGGTTCTTGGTTTTGGCTGTTCGTGTTTTGCGGCGTCGGAACGATTGCCCTGACGATGGCGCTCTTTTTCTTCAAGCGACGATGGCCGGCGCTGCTCGCCTGTTGGGTTTATTATCTAGTCGTTCTGGCGCCGGTCACCGGCGTGGCGCAGAGCGGACCGCAACTGGTCGCCGACCGTTATAGCTATCTGGCTTGCTTGGGTTGGCCATTGCTGATCGCCGGCGGATTTTATCGTTTGTCGCCGCAAGAAAGTTTCAATCGTCAGCGCTATTTTTTCAGCAGCGGTTTCGCAATCATGGTAGTTTTCTCGTTAGCGATCTTGACCTGGAATCAAACTAAAATATGGCGCTCGCCCATCGCGCTCTGGCAACATGGTACCGCCGTCGAACCGTTGGCGAGCATCGCCCACTACAACCTCGGCCGCGCCTATGAGCGAGAAAATAATCTGGCGCCGGCAATCGAAAGTTATCGGCGCGCGGCGACCGTAAATCCTAGCTATGCTAAGGCGCATTTCAATCTCGCGCGTCTGTTAGCGCTCAAAGGCGATGAAGCGCAGGCGCTGGCACATTATCGGCGGGTGATAGAAATACGTCCCGATCACGCCGACGCGCACAACGATTTAGGTTTGTTGCTGGAGTTGAAGGGCGAGGACACGGCGGCGGTGGTGGAGTTTCATAGAGCCATGGAAATCGAGCCGGCCCATGGCAGAGCGCTGTTCAATTTGGCCGAACTGTTGGCGCGACAAAGCGATCTCGCTAAAGCAATTGTTATGTACGAGCGCGCCGCGCGCAGCGAGCCCAACCAAGCGGCGATCCAAGTGCGCTGGGCGATCGCGTTGGCGCGCCAAGGGCAGTTGGCGTCGGCGACGGAGCATTTTCGCCGCGCGCTGGAGTTGCAGCCGAACGATAGCGACGCTCATGTCCTAATGGCGCGGTCTTTGGCGGCGCAGGGGAACAAGGACGAAGCTGAAAGCCACTATCGACAAGCGCTGCGCCTGATGAAAGCCGCGGGAAAATCTTCCGGCAGTGAACTGCGC
The nucleotide sequence above comes from Deltaproteobacteria bacterium. Encoded proteins:
- a CDS encoding menaquinone biosynthesis decarboxylase; translated protein: MAFNNLAEFVEVLERAGELKRISYPVKAELEICAIADRVMKANGPALLFENVVGKTIPLLINAFGSAQRMALALGVDDIEEHARAIAKLIQTKPPKTFKDKLQLLGELIKLAGIPPKIVRDGECQEVIERDPDLTVLPVLTCWPGDAGPFITLPMVFSKDPNTGTRNVGLYRMQVYDRRTTGMHWHLHKVGARHYQQQKENRRRLELAVCLGGDPAMIYAATAPLPPQIDEILFTGFLRKKGVELVKAISVDVEVPANSDIVIEGYVDPAEPLRREGPFGDHTGFYSLADDYPVFHVTCITHKKNPIYPTTIVGRPPMEDAFLGKATERLFLPLLRVTLPEIVDMNLPVHGVFHNLAIISIKKEYPAHGRKVMHALWGLGQMMFTKTLIVVDHDVNVHDLSEVTWVVGNNIDPKRDTLFVEGPVDVLDHAAPALAYGSKLGIDATRKWRSEGYEREWPPVIVMDEQTQNYIDSIWEKLGL
- a CDS encoding tetratricopeptide repeat protein — translated: MKSTQRATSRRSNATSQSEVSLRWPRWFVPLVIAAVTLAAFFPSLSNDFVNWDDDKTLYDNPFYRGLAWPQIKWMFTTFLMGHYQPLSWLTFAFDYSLWGMNPVGYHLTNLLLHMANGVLFYFVTRRLLVAALAIPPSAENWRLDLSAGLAALLFAIHPLRVESVAWATERRDVLSGLFYFATIYFYLRLVECSKFSTRRRWLCATLAIYFLSLLSKATAITLPFILLVLDVYPLKRLTGRPGQWFKRESRGVLGEKLPFLILALAFAVAALLAQQVTGALKPLEQFGIASRLLQAGYAFMFYLGKTLWPVSLAPIYELPVDVGSWFWLFVFCGVGTIALTMALFFFKRRWPALLACWVYYLVVLAPVTGVAQSGPQLVADRYSYLACLGWPLLIAGGFYRLSPQESFNRQRYFFSSGFAIMVVFSLAILTWNQTKIWRSPIALWQHGTAVEPLASIAHYNLGRAYERENNLAPAIESYRRAATVNPSYAKAHFNLARLLALKGDEAQALAHYRRVIEIRPDHADAHNDLGLLLELKGEDTAAVVEFHRAMEIEPAHGRALFNLAELLARQSDLAKAIVMYERAARSEPNQAAIQVRWAIALARQGQLASATEHFRRALELQPNDSDAHVLMARSLAAQGNKDEAESHYRQALRLMKAAGKSSGSELRELK